From a single Paramisgurnus dabryanus chromosome 17, PD_genome_1.1, whole genome shotgun sequence genomic region:
- the LOC135761035 gene encoding uncharacterized protein isoform X2, with translation MEELVNTGQSDVVCRLAFKYMMCKVDSSSDSESETNPRWSDVSSKGFEDSATENWAACKKLQRLSRINYQQCLDPYDGSSEDSSSSSNKGPRRQKHNGLRMKGRGRRSAVNLQCARREMKEVGTQQDLAEEEVTMRSSSDSELEVSFCSPCRAVACLKVELSESGFNSRSSLNSPVVPSGTETTDTRIQLGSSEISHRSPESPSFHVAFSKRKFFPLSGDCDEGMQRKRPCISDMEVENFCSLRESEDHT, from the exons ATGGAGGAATTGGTCAATACAGGCCAGTCAGACGTGGTTTGCCGACTGGCATTTAAATACATG ATGTGTAAAGTAGATTCAAGTTCAGATTCTGAATCGGAGACAAATCCAAGATGGTCTGATGTCAGCAGCAAG GGTTTTGAAGACAGCGCTACAGAGAATTGGGCAGCTTGTAAGAAACTCCAGCGGTTGAGCAGAATAAACTACCAACAG TGTCTGGATCCCTATGATGGAAGTTCTGAAGACTCCTCCAGTTCCTCTAATAAAGGTCCCAGGCGACAGAAGCACAACGGTTTAAGGATGAAGGGCAGAGGACGCAGATCAGCTGTCAACCTCCAATGCGCGCGCAGAGAAATGAAGGAAGTCGGAACGCAACAGGACCTCGCAGAAGAAGAGGTCACGATGAGGTCATCCAGTGACTCTGAGCTGGAGGTGAGCTTCTGTTCTCCCTGTAGGGCCGTAGCGTGTTTGAAAGTGGAGCTGTCTGAATCTGGATTTAACAGCAGATCCTCGCTTAACTCACCTGTAGTACCGTCAGGTACGGAGACCACAGACACAAGAATCCAATTAGGATCATCTGAAATAAGTCATAGGTCTCCAGAGAGCCCTTCTTTCCATGTTGCCTTTTCCAAAAGAAAGTTCTTCCCTCTGTCGGGTGACTGCGACGAGGGGATGCAGCGCAAGCGGCCGTGCATCAGTGATATGGAGGTTGAGAACTTTTGCTCTTTGAGGGAATCTGAAGATCACACTTAA
- the LOC135761035 gene encoding uncharacterized protein isoform X1, producing the protein MEELVNTGQSDVVCRLAFKYMEMCKVDSSSDSESETNPRWSDVSSKGFEDSATENWAACKKLQRLSRINYQQCLDPYDGSSEDSSSSSNKGPRRQKHNGLRMKGRGRRSAVNLQCARREMKEVGTQQDLAEEEVTMRSSSDSELEVSFCSPCRAVACLKVELSESGFNSRSSLNSPVVPSGTETTDTRIQLGSSEISHRSPESPSFHVAFSKRKFFPLSGDCDEGMQRKRPCISDMEVENFCSLRESEDHT; encoded by the exons ATGGAGGAATTGGTCAATACAGGCCAGTCAGACGTGGTTTGCCGACTGGCATTTAAATACATG GAGATGTGTAAAGTAGATTCAAGTTCAGATTCTGAATCGGAGACAAATCCAAGATGGTCTGATGTCAGCAGCAAG GGTTTTGAAGACAGCGCTACAGAGAATTGGGCAGCTTGTAAGAAACTCCAGCGGTTGAGCAGAATAAACTACCAACAG TGTCTGGATCCCTATGATGGAAGTTCTGAAGACTCCTCCAGTTCCTCTAATAAAGGTCCCAGGCGACAGAAGCACAACGGTTTAAGGATGAAGGGCAGAGGACGCAGATCAGCTGTCAACCTCCAATGCGCGCGCAGAGAAATGAAGGAAGTCGGAACGCAACAGGACCTCGCAGAAGAAGAGGTCACGATGAGGTCATCCAGTGACTCTGAGCTGGAGGTGAGCTTCTGTTCTCCCTGTAGGGCCGTAGCGTGTTTGAAAGTGGAGCTGTCTGAATCTGGATTTAACAGCAGATCCTCGCTTAACTCACCTGTAGTACCGTCAGGTACGGAGACCACAGACACAAGAATCCAATTAGGATCATCTGAAATAAGTCATAGGTCTCCAGAGAGCCCTTCTTTCCATGTTGCCTTTTCCAAAAGAAAGTTCTTCCCTCTGTCGGGTGACTGCGACGAGGGGATGCAGCGCAAGCGGCCGTGCATCAGTGATATGGAGGTTGAGAACTTTTGCTCTTTGAGGGAATCTGAAGATCACACTTAA